A stretch of Clostridium formicaceticum DNA encodes these proteins:
- the pglX gene encoding BREX-1 system adenine-specific DNA-methyltransferase PglX produces the protein MNKSAIKNFAVRARNRLIEDITQKAYELGITKNEIKDIETFEGGFKIKGLDNSKTYKKYEAKQREKLVSNIREKGFEQVIEEVAYTWFNRFIALRFMEVNEYLPTGVRVLSSVEEGKTEPDIIKEALNIDLDIDKELVYKLIDENDTEDLYKYLIIKQCNQLGEIMPMVFEEISDYTELLLPDNLLAEGSVIRDLVESIEEGDYKDQVEIIGWLYQYYISEKKDEVFADLKKNKKITKENIPAATQLFTPKWIVRYMVENTLGRLWLESHPDDELKAQWKYYLEEAEQDPEVQKKLDELKDPSLNPEDIKVLDPSMGSGHILVYAFDVLYDIYLKANYSERDIPQLILENNLYGLDIDDRAGQLAAFALMMKARSKNRRIFRKRIELNVCSIQESNGIPTEAIQYLVSPKDTAIEKTIRREDIEYLVEIFKDAKEYGSILEIKKIDFDAIDKRVEEIKDGETIDLFEFQHREVILEKMPPLIKQAKIMSDKYDVVCTNPPYMGNRGMDEKLTKYLKINFPDTKGDMSTVFMEMCIRLCSSNGLMAMINIPSWMFLSTYKKLREDIINKNTIINMLHLGRGIFGSDFGTTSFVIKKEYVDKYLGQYRKLFLKQGAVDTIEQKEKWFFENLNQYYNCQDNYKVIEDMPIAYSMSRDVKDIFNKYKPIDNFSVVTNGMFTCNNNYFLKMWYEVNRKKINLQCKNTEEAINNDVKWYPYNKGGEFRKWYGNHEYVINYMNDGREVREYRKDRGQSFSLPGQEYFFRESISWSFVSSSKFGVRYYPKGFIFDIAGSSVFANNTENIFFITAFLCSKIAFEFLLLENPTLNFQAGNVASLPLIENIDVSEKMVINKLCKNNIEISKTNWDSYETSWNFKRHPLLEHQHNNSMVEQSFRSWLEFTSNQFEQLKTNEETLNKKFIEIYGLQNELTPEVEENDITITKADRQTDIKSFISYAVGCMFGRYSLDEEGLIYAGGQFDINRYKTLVPTKDNVLVIADDDYFEDDIVNRFVEFVKVTFGEKTLEENLDYIAETLGKKASETSRQTIRRYFLKDFYTDHVKTYSKRPIYWLFDSGKQNGFKALIYMHRYDSSTVARVRTDYLHKLQKKYEAEVKRLDILLESDLSAREKAAAMKKKDSINKQILECLAYDQVIAHVANQKIDIDLDDGVAVNYDKFQGVQIPQGDGKKPLKANLLAKI, from the coding sequence GTGAATAAATCTGCTATAAAAAACTTTGCTGTAAGAGCAAGAAATAGACTTATCGAAGATATCACTCAAAAAGCCTACGAACTAGGTATAACAAAGAACGAGATAAAAGATATCGAAACCTTTGAAGGCGGTTTTAAGATAAAAGGTTTAGACAATAGCAAAACCTATAAAAAATATGAAGCGAAACAAAGAGAAAAATTAGTCTCAAATATAAGAGAAAAGGGATTTGAACAAGTAATAGAGGAAGTAGCCTACACATGGTTCAATAGATTCATTGCCCTTCGTTTTATGGAGGTCAATGAATATCTTCCAACCGGTGTTAGGGTATTATCTTCTGTAGAAGAAGGAAAAACAGAACCAGACATTATAAAGGAAGCATTAAATATTGATTTAGATATTGATAAAGAACTTGTCTATAAACTCATAGATGAAAATGATACAGAGGATTTATATAAATACCTAATTATTAAGCAATGCAATCAATTAGGTGAGATCATGCCTATGGTGTTTGAAGAAATATCTGATTACACAGAACTGCTCTTGCCTGATAACTTACTAGCAGAAGGCTCTGTAATAAGGGACTTAGTAGAATCCATTGAAGAAGGTGACTATAAAGATCAAGTTGAAATTATTGGATGGTTATATCAATACTATATATCTGAAAAGAAAGATGAAGTATTTGCAGATCTAAAGAAAAATAAAAAGATTACAAAAGAAAATATACCTGCTGCAACACAGTTGTTTACACCGAAATGGATTGTAAGATATATGGTTGAAAATACACTAGGTAGACTTTGGCTGGAATCTCATCCGGATGATGAATTAAAGGCACAGTGGAAGTATTACTTAGAAGAAGCAGAGCAAGATCCGGAGGTTCAAAAGAAACTAGATGAACTGAAAGATCCTAGTTTAAATCCTGAAGATATTAAGGTACTAGATCCAAGCATGGGATCGGGCCATATTCTCGTATATGCATTTGATGTTCTTTATGATATCTATTTAAAAGCAAATTACTCTGAAAGAGATATACCACAGTTAATATTAGAGAATAACCTATACGGCTTGGATATAGATGATAGAGCAGGGCAACTTGCAGCCTTTGCATTAATGATGAAAGCAAGGAGTAAAAATAGAAGGATATTTAGAAAAAGAATAGAGTTAAATGTTTGTTCAATCCAAGAAAGTAACGGGATTCCAACGGAAGCAATTCAATACTTAGTTAGCCCAAAAGATACTGCCATTGAAAAGACTATCCGCAGAGAAGATATTGAATATTTAGTTGAAATCTTTAAAGATGCCAAAGAGTATGGTTCTATATTAGAAATCAAGAAAATTGACTTTGATGCAATTGATAAAAGGGTAGAAGAAATTAAAGATGGAGAAACAATTGATTTATTTGAGTTTCAGCATAGAGAAGTTATATTAGAAAAAATGCCCCCACTTATCAAACAGGCAAAGATTATGAGTGATAAATATGATGTAGTTTGCACCAACCCTCCATATATGGGTAATAGAGGAATGGATGAAAAATTAACTAAGTATTTAAAAATTAATTTTCCAGATACAAAAGGTGATATGAGTACAGTATTTATGGAAATGTGTATAAGACTTTGTAGTTCAAATGGGTTAATGGCTATGATAAATATACCTTCTTGGATGTTCTTATCTACTTATAAAAAATTAAGAGAAGATATTATTAATAAGAATACTATTATAAACATGTTGCACTTGGGAAGAGGTATATTTGGATCTGATTTTGGGACCACATCATTTGTTATTAAAAAGGAGTATGTTGATAAGTATTTAGGTCAATATAGAAAATTATTTTTGAAGCAAGGTGCAGTTGATACTATAGAGCAGAAAGAAAAATGGTTTTTTGAAAATTTAAACCAATACTATAACTGTCAAGATAATTATAAAGTTATTGAAGATATGCCAATCGCTTACTCTATGAGTAGAGATGTGAAAGATATATTCAACAAATATAAGCCAATAGATAATTTTAGTGTTGTGACCAATGGTATGTTTACTTGCAATAATAATTACTTTTTAAAAATGTGGTATGAAGTAAATAGAAAAAAAATTAATCTCCAATGTAAAAACACTGAAGAAGCCATAAACAATGATGTAAAGTGGTATCCATACAATAAGGGTGGAGAATTCAGGAAATGGTATGGTAATCACGAGTATGTCATTAACTATATGAATGACGGGAGAGAAGTAAGAGAGTATAGAAAAGATAGAGGTCAATCCTTTTCTTTACCCGGACAAGAGTATTTTTTTAGAGAGAGTATCTCATGGTCCTTTGTAAGTTCATCTAAGTTTGGAGTGAGATACTATCCAAAGGGGTTTATATTTGATATTGCAGGATCATCTGTTTTTGCTAATAATACTGAAAATATATTTTTTATAACGGCATTTTTATGCTCTAAAATTGCATTTGAGTTCTTACTACTTGAAAATCCTACTCTAAACTTTCAAGCAGGAAATGTCGCTAGTCTACCATTAATAGAGAATATAGATGTGAGTGAAAAAATGGTAATTAATAAGTTGTGTAAAAACAATATTGAGATATCAAAAACTAATTGGGACTCATATGAAACATCTTGGAATTTTAAGAGACATCCTTTACTAGAGCATCAGCACAATAACAGTATGGTTGAACAATCGTTTAGGAGTTGGTTAGAATTTACAAGTAACCAGTTTGAACAATTAAAGACCAATGAAGAAACATTAAATAAAAAGTTTATTGAAATTTATGGACTTCAAAACGAACTCACTCCAGAGGTAGAAGAAAATGATATAACTATCACAAAGGCAGATAGACAAACAGATATAAAATCTTTCATATCTTATGCAGTTGGCTGTATGTTTGGTCGATACTCATTAGATGAAGAAGGCTTAATTTATGCAGGTGGGCAATTTGATATCAATAGATATAAAACATTAGTTCCAACAAAAGATAATGTCCTTGTTATAGCAGATGATGATTATTTTGAAGATGATATTGTGAATAGGTTTGTAGAGTTTGTAAAAGTAACCTTTGGAGAAAAAACATTAGAAGAAAACCTTGATTATATTGCAGAAACATTAGGTAAAAAGGCTAGTGAAACTTCAAGGCAAACTATAAGAAGATACTTCTTAAAAGATTTCTATACCGATCATGTAAAAACTTACAGTAAAAGACCTATTTACTGGCTATTTGATAGTGGAAAACAAAATGGTTTCAAGGCTCTTATCTACATGCACCGATATGATTCTTCAACAGTGGCAAGGGTTAGAACTGATTATCTTCATAAATTACAAAAGAAGTATGAAGCAGAAGTGAAAAGATTAGATATTCTTCTTGAATCTGATTTGTCTGCAAGAGAAAAGGCTGCTGCAATGAAGAAAAAAGACAGTATCAATAAACAAATATTAGAATGTTTGGCTTATGATCAGGTGATAGCCCATGTTGCCAACCAAAAGATTGATATAGACTTAGATGATGGAGTAGCAGTTAATTACGATAAATTCCAAGGCGTACAAATACCTCAAGGTGATGGAAAGAAGCCATTAAAGGCAAATTTATTGGCTAAGATATAA
- a CDS encoding DUF1788 domain-containing protein yields the protein MQIYERLDKILPRLQEKRFRENKGLGNEIGFYIFDYDPSDELIVREHIKFLKQKINNEDSEIQIKEFDLYEIILEILEEKGYLNKVFEMEKQKGTEYIINAVKKTLRLTHNNDLVVEYIRNRVNDNDIVFLTGVGKAWPIIRSHTILNTLHAVIDHVPLVMFFPGIYDGLELKLFGEIKDDNYYRAFKMIER from the coding sequence ATGCAGATTTATGAAAGACTAGATAAAATCCTTCCCAGATTGCAAGAAAAGCGATTTAGAGAAAACAAAGGATTGGGAAATGAAATAGGTTTTTACATCTTTGACTATGATCCATCAGATGAACTCATAGTTAGAGAACATATTAAGTTCTTGAAGCAGAAAATTAATAATGAAGATTCAGAGATTCAAATTAAAGAATTTGATCTGTATGAGATTATCTTAGAAATATTAGAGGAAAAAGGCTATCTGAATAAAGTCTTTGAAATGGAGAAACAAAAAGGAACTGAATATATTATCAATGCTGTGAAGAAAACTTTAAGACTTACCCATAACAATGATTTAGTCGTAGAGTATATAAGAAACAGGGTTAATGACAATGATATAGTTTTCTTAACGGGAGTAGGTAAGGCGTGGCCTATCATTAGATCTCATACAATTTTAAATACATTACATGCGGTCATTGACCATGTTCCCCTTGTTATGTTTTTTCCGGGAATATATGATGGCTTGGAATTGAAGTTATTTGGTGAGATAAAGGATGATAATTACTATAGAGCATTTAAGATGATTGAAAGGTAG
- the brxC gene encoding BREX system P-loop protein BrxC → MQLRKMFYKEIDRDIKGVIKIGQEDDTNVYQELEEYVVTRELSKHFSEFFEAYKKGINNYTDKMGVWISGFFGSGKSHFLKILSYLLENKEVKGKKAISYFDDKLEDSMVLADIKMAGDTSADVVLFNIDSKSDSNSKTNKDAIVKVFMKVFNEIQGFCAALPWVAELERQLVKDGTYEAFKSKFEELSGNKWTDAREDFYFEEDNIVKALAATTKMSEDAARSWYNKAEESYSLSIEKFANRVKEYIESKGNNHHVIFLVDEIGQYIGDDVGLMLNLQTVVEDLGTYCGGRAWVIVTSQQDIDSITKVKGNDFSKIQGRFNTRLNLSSANVDEVIKRRILRKSDVAKDTLKLLYQDKEAILKNLITFSADTAEMKTYKSEEDFVAVYPFIPYQFNLLQSVFTGIRLHGASGKHLSEGERSLLSAFQESAIIYADKEAGALIPFATFYETVEAFLDSNIRTVIIRAEDNDRLTKEDVEVLKVLFMIKYVKEIPSNIENIATLMVSHIDDDKIELKKQIEESLKRLLKETLIQKNGNEYIFLTHEEQDVNKEIQNIPIDMGETILKIGEEIFEGIYNEKKYRYNARYHFDFNKIIDDRFLSPQKHDIGLKVITPYYDTGIELTDQELKMMATRENNLILKLPMDTTFLEEMEEVLKIQTYLLRKGGSASTSEIEEIKIRKSREVAERKERVKTLVVEALKSADIYANSQKLDIKSKNPIERINEGFKLLIESMYNKLNYITTFVESNKDLNDILLEDNMQVKLTDDVPNKLAVDEIDGYIERNTERNIPMTIKSITTLYGKAPYGWKDLDITGIILRLFKVQEIKLQLGNEYLTASDKDLINYLTKRDYQDRLIIKKRTKTPAKYINNVKNLAKEVFGFTAVPSDEDGLMDRFKKLCEHELNRRSTDTNDYGIYFLLEEYKNNKFYPGKEVLERGQKLFEEILKIKDTKEFYEKIYELQDELLDYEEDVFDVKKFFKNQKEQFDKAVHKLEIYEKNKTYVVDRDTIKIVEEIQGIVKSKQPYSEIHRLPNLIEEFIDKFGQLLEIECKPVRSVIESDAKRVLDELELYDFREELRSKFKTRFDNLLDRLDSANNFYEAIAMKEESDRLKIRCFDEFEKEKAKRKPKPEEKTPEVFHDDKPEVGYKVKTVKNISIANILHGVKVIETDNDIEEVVGEIRKRLKEQLNEDTKLKLI, encoded by the coding sequence ATGCAATTAAGAAAAATGTTTTATAAGGAAATTGATAGAGATATCAAAGGCGTTATTAAAATTGGCCAAGAAGATGATACCAATGTTTATCAGGAACTGGAGGAGTATGTAGTTACAAGAGAATTATCTAAACACTTTAGCGAATTCTTTGAAGCATATAAAAAAGGAATAAACAACTATACAGATAAGATGGGAGTATGGATTTCCGGATTCTTTGGTTCTGGTAAGTCTCACTTTTTGAAAATTCTATCTTACCTATTAGAGAACAAAGAAGTTAAAGGCAAAAAAGCAATCTCTTATTTTGATGATAAATTAGAAGATTCTATGGTGTTGGCTGATATAAAGATGGCCGGAGATACCAGTGCTGATGTTGTTCTATTTAATATAGATTCAAAGTCAGATTCCAATTCCAAAACCAATAAGGATGCTATTGTAAAAGTATTTATGAAAGTATTTAACGAAATACAAGGCTTTTGTGCTGCCCTGCCTTGGGTTGCGGAATTAGAAAGACAGTTAGTTAAAGACGGTACATATGAAGCCTTTAAATCAAAATTTGAAGAATTATCAGGGAATAAGTGGACTGACGCTAGAGAGGATTTCTACTTTGAGGAAGATAACATAGTAAAAGCCTTAGCAGCAACCACAAAAATGAGTGAAGATGCTGCAAGAAGTTGGTATAACAAGGCAGAGGAGAGTTACTCACTAAGCATTGAGAAATTTGCTAACAGGGTGAAAGAATACATAGAATCCAAAGGGAACAATCATCATGTTATTTTCCTTGTAGATGAAATTGGCCAGTACATTGGTGATGATGTAGGTCTTATGCTTAATCTTCAAACAGTAGTAGAGGATTTGGGTACTTATTGTGGAGGTAGAGCATGGGTTATTGTAACATCTCAACAGGATATAGACTCTATTACTAAAGTAAAGGGGAATGACTTCTCCAAAATTCAAGGAAGATTTAATACTAGACTCAATCTATCATCTGCCAATGTAGATGAAGTAATCAAAAGAAGAATTTTGCGTAAAAGTGATGTAGCAAAGGATACATTAAAACTTTTATATCAAGATAAAGAAGCAATTCTGAAAAACTTAATTACTTTTTCTGCTGATACAGCAGAAATGAAAACATATAAATCTGAAGAAGATTTTGTGGCAGTTTATCCATTTATACCATACCAATTTAATCTATTACAATCTGTGTTTACAGGTATTAGACTACACGGGGCTAGTGGAAAACACTTATCTGAAGGAGAAAGATCCTTATTAAGTGCATTCCAAGAGTCGGCTATTATTTATGCTGATAAAGAAGCAGGAGCCTTAATACCATTTGCAACTTTTTATGAAACTGTAGAAGCATTCTTAGACTCAAATATTAGAACAGTGATTATAAGAGCAGAGGATAATGATCGTCTGACTAAAGAAGATGTAGAAGTATTAAAGGTATTATTCATGATTAAGTATGTTAAAGAAATACCTTCAAACATTGAAAATATAGCCACTTTAATGGTAAGCCATATTGATGATGACAAAATAGAACTCAAGAAGCAGATTGAAGAATCATTAAAAAGATTGCTAAAAGAAACACTCATTCAAAAGAATGGAAATGAGTATATCTTTCTTACCCATGAAGAACAGGATGTTAATAAAGAAATTCAAAATATTCCAATTGATATGGGTGAGACCATATTAAAAATTGGGGAGGAAATTTTTGAAGGAATTTATAATGAAAAGAAATACAGATATAATGCTAGATATCATTTTGATTTTAATAAAATCATAGATGATAGATTCTTGTCTCCGCAAAAACACGATATTGGTCTTAAAGTTATAACTCCTTACTATGATACAGGGATAGAACTAACAGATCAAGAGTTGAAAATGATGGCTACAAGAGAAAATAACTTAATACTGAAACTTCCTATGGATACTACCTTTTTAGAAGAAATGGAAGAAGTATTAAAGATCCAGACTTACTTATTAAGAAAAGGTGGATCAGCATCTACTTCTGAAATCGAAGAAATAAAAATTAGAAAGTCCAGAGAAGTGGCGGAAAGAAAAGAACGAGTTAAAACTCTAGTAGTTGAGGCCTTAAAGTCGGCAGATATCTATGCCAATTCTCAAAAGTTGGATATTAAATCTAAGAATCCTATAGAAAGAATCAATGAAGGGTTTAAACTCCTTATAGAGAGCATGTACAATAAATTAAACTATATTACAACCTTTGTAGAGAGTAATAAAGATCTAAATGATATTTTGCTAGAAGATAATATGCAGGTGAAATTGACGGATGATGTTCCAAATAAATTGGCGGTGGATGAAATAGATGGTTATATTGAGAGAAATACAGAAAGAAATATACCTATGACTATAAAATCCATTACTACGCTATACGGCAAGGCTCCTTATGGATGGAAGGACTTAGATATAACTGGAATCATACTTAGATTATTTAAGGTGCAAGAAATTAAATTACAATTGGGGAATGAATATTTGACTGCATCTGATAAAGATTTAATCAACTATTTAACCAAAAGAGATTACCAAGACAGATTGATTATAAAAAAGAGAACGAAAACACCTGCAAAGTACATTAATAATGTAAAGAATTTAGCCAAGGAAGTATTCGGATTCACGGCAGTACCAAGTGATGAAGATGGATTGATGGATAGATTTAAGAAGTTGTGTGAGCATGAATTAAATAGAAGAAGCACAGATACAAATGACTATGGTATATACTTCCTACTGGAAGAATACAAGAATAACAAATTCTATCCCGGAAAAGAAGTTTTAGAGAGAGGTCAGAAACTATTTGAAGAAATATTAAAAATCAAGGATACGAAAGAATTCTATGAGAAGATATATGAGTTACAGGATGAACTGTTAGATTATGAAGAAGATGTCTTTGATGTGAAAAAGTTCTTTAAAAATCAAAAAGAACAATTCGATAAGGCAGTTCACAAGTTAGAGATTTATGAGAAAAACAAGACTTATGTAGTAGACCGAGATACCATTAAAATCGTAGAAGAAATTCAGGGCATAGTTAAGTCCAAACAACCATACTCTGAAATTCATAGGCTACCAAATCTAATTGAAGAATTTATAGATAAATTCGGGCAACTATTAGAGATAGAATGTAAACCGGTCAGAAGTGTTATTGAAAGTGACGCTAAAAGAGTATTGGATGAATTGGAGTTATATGATTTTAGAGAAGAACTAAGAAGTAAATTTAAGACAAGATTTGATAACTTACTTGATCGTTTAGACAGTGCAAATAACTTTTATGAAGCCATTGCCATGAAGGAAGAATCTGATAGATTAAAAATTCGTTGTTTTGATGAATTTGAAAAAGAAAAGGCAAAAAGAAAACCTAAGCCTGAAGAAAAGACACCAGAAGTATTCCATGACGATAAGCCGGAAGTGGGATATAAAGTTAAGACGGTTAAAAATATTAGTATAGCCAATATATTGCATGGGGTGAAGGTAATTGAAACGGATAATGATATAGAAGAAGTAGTTGGGGAAATCAGAAAGAGATTAAAAGAACAATTAAATGAAGATACCAAACTGAAACTAATCTAA
- a CDS encoding DUF1819 family protein, translated as MLQYTSILKSRPYLYLELKKASQLKNQGLDEKTIRSKAIEENIFAVNTEARKREIASTVINRIEGLDNYILDKIVNGSLQTSKQLAIYSILKTDRLFFEFMKEVYKEKLLLKDFIITDKDFNVFFRRKAEQSDQIAEWKDYTFYKLKQVYKRVLSEAGFIKNSKKEVEIIPQIMEEEVVQHLKNIGDMPYLEVMLGEI; from the coding sequence ATGCTACAGTATACTTCAATATTAAAGTCCAGACCATACTTATATCTGGAACTTAAAAAGGCTTCGCAGTTGAAAAATCAAGGGTTGGACGAAAAAACTATAAGAAGTAAAGCGATAGAAGAAAATATTTTTGCTGTTAATACAGAAGCCCGAAAAAGGGAAATTGCTTCAACGGTAATCAATAGAATTGAAGGTTTAGATAATTATATATTAGATAAAATCGTGAATGGAAGTTTGCAAACTAGTAAGCAATTGGCAATATATAGTATCCTCAAAACAGATCGGTTATTCTTCGAGTTCATGAAGGAAGTTTATAAAGAAAAGTTATTACTAAAGGATTTCATTATAACAGATAAAGACTTCAATGTGTTTTTTAGAAGAAAAGCAGAACAGAGTGATCAAATAGCGGAATGGAAGGATTATACTTTCTATAAGTTAAAGCAAGTTTATAAGAGAGTTTTATCTGAAGCCGGGTTTATTAAGAATTCTAAGAAAGAAGTTGAAATCATTCCTCAAATAATGGAGGAAGAAGTAGTTCAACATTTAAAGAATATAGGGGATATGCCCTACCTAGAAGTGATGTTAGGAGAGATATAG
- the pglZ gene encoding BREX-1 system phosphatase PglZ type A — MNLAEIKKILEENLNKESSDGRLRNIIFWYDEECEFAEDINDLQLENTKVLHLDGNNSFYIKHLLEKEDTESNYLIYSPNSKPMARENWLLDIEKYSQEFSTDKATVIMRDLGVKDETLRGVFKKYIRFFGNKERYKKFASYSMGEFTEEKVNVAILSTLCKLSVADFELVVKTILMEAAKGENKYIEEIVKFGDIDTFWNLVEKKYGYHLEEKSLEQLSIMFLITNLSYNLEAKMPNTWEKFISPKKADAIVFTNHFMSHSVDHEMFDVLANQTERKLNLKEYLSKWDIEDYILCDTFKAFDEEIITWLITNLVGNIGEFEKYRKVINRRRTTHWFNKLNNEYESIYYAMEILRLEQELQKTIKGSSAYEIMENYTKNYYLFDYFYRKFYLSYDKVDNKDVFYKLVEVIENTYTHWYLEELSIKWSSMIEDELIDDIRINGLVKQQEFYNQYIYPHMRNEERVFVIISDALRYEAAKEFMDILNKERRGKAELSFMQGVVPSYTKLGMATLLPHKKIEINDKAEVIVDGINSMGTENRQKILSKYSTDVVAISYNDMKDMKRPEYKENFDGKKLVYIYHNVIDAIGDKAATERDVFEAVEKTFEDLNTLIKNLVNNVSATNIYITADHGFIYRRSSLQEYDKISKADVKAIDEGRRFILAEEKKDEQGILTIPMNYLLGEDAKLNAIIPKGVTRFKVQGAGANYVHGGAALQEIVIPVVKFKNIRKDEFKSSKVEVKLTNISRKITNRITYLEFFQTEKVEDKKIPMTLKLYFEDDEGNRISNENIIIADSRSSKPEDRTFREKFTLKDQPYDKGQKYYLVMEDDEESVEKIYDRVPFMIDLAIVNDFGF; from the coding sequence ATGAACTTAGCAGAAATAAAAAAAATACTAGAAGAAAACTTAAACAAAGAATCTTCAGATGGTAGGCTACGAAATATCATCTTTTGGTATGATGAAGAATGTGAATTTGCAGAGGATATTAATGACTTACAATTAGAAAATACTAAGGTTTTACATCTTGATGGAAACAATAGTTTCTATATAAAGCATTTACTAGAAAAAGAAGATACAGAGTCTAACTATTTGATTTATTCACCTAATTCTAAGCCTATGGCAAGAGAAAACTGGCTTTTAGACATTGAAAAATATAGTCAGGAGTTTTCAACTGATAAAGCAACGGTTATTATGAGGGATTTAGGTGTTAAGGATGAAACTCTACGAGGTGTATTTAAGAAGTATATCAGGTTCTTTGGTAATAAAGAACGATACAAGAAATTTGCTTCCTACAGTATGGGGGAGTTTACAGAAGAAAAGGTGAATGTCGCAATATTATCTACACTATGTAAATTGTCAGTAGCAGACTTTGAGTTAGTTGTAAAAACTATACTCATGGAAGCAGCAAAGGGTGAAAACAAGTATATTGAAGAAATCGTAAAGTTCGGGGACATTGATACTTTCTGGAATTTGGTTGAGAAGAAATATGGATACCATTTAGAGGAAAAGAGTTTAGAACAATTGAGCATAATGTTTTTGATTACGAATCTTAGTTACAACCTTGAAGCAAAGATGCCTAATACATGGGAGAAGTTTATATCTCCTAAAAAGGCAGATGCAATAGTATTTACTAATCACTTTATGAGCCATTCTGTGGACCATGAAATGTTTGATGTATTGGCAAATCAAACAGAGAGAAAGTTAAACCTAAAGGAATATTTAAGTAAGTGGGATATAGAAGATTATATCCTATGCGATACATTTAAGGCTTTTGATGAAGAAATTATAACATGGCTTATAACGAATCTAGTTGGAAACATAGGGGAGTTTGAGAAGTATAGAAAAGTTATTAATAGAAGAAGAACGACCCATTGGTTTAATAAATTAAATAATGAATATGAATCTATTTATTATGCTATGGAGATCTTGAGATTAGAGCAAGAGTTACAGAAAACTATAAAAGGCTCCAGTGCCTATGAAATCATGGAGAACTATACCAAGAATTATTATTTATTTGATTACTTTTATAGAAAATTCTATTTATCTTATGACAAAGTTGATAATAAAGATGTGTTCTATAAACTTGTTGAAGTCATTGAGAATACATATACGCACTGGTACCTAGAAGAACTTTCAATCAAGTGGTCCAGTATGATAGAAGATGAACTCATAGATGATATAAGGATCAATGGACTCGTTAAGCAACAGGAGTTTTACAATCAATATATTTACCCTCATATGCGAAATGAAGAAAGAGTTTTTGTTATTATATCTGATGCGTTGAGATATGAGGCTGCTAAAGAGTTTATGGATATTTTAAATAAAGAAAGACGAGGCAAAGCAGAATTATCCTTTATGCAAGGGGTAGTCCCTTCCTATACAAAACTAGGTATGGCAACATTATTGCCTCATAAAAAAATCGAAATAAATGATAAGGCAGAGGTTATCGTTGACGGTATTAACTCTATGGGAACAGAGAATAGACAAAAGATACTTTCTAAGTATTCCACTGATGTAGTTGCTATATCATACAATGACATGAAAGATATGAAAAGACCTGAATACAAAGAAAACTTTGATGGAAAGAAACTGGTATATATATACCACAATGTTATTGATGCTATAGGAGATAAGGCTGCAACAGAAAGAGATGTTTTTGAAGCAGTAGAAAAGACTTTTGAGGATTTAAACACCTTGATTAAAAACCTTGTGAATAATGTAAGTGCGACAAATATCTATATTACAGCAGACCATGGATTTATTTATAGAAGATCTAGTCTACAGGAGTACGATAAGATTAGTAAGGCTGATGTGAAAGCAATTGATGAAGGAAGAAGATTTATTTTAGCAGAAGAAAAGAAAGATGAACAAGGAATCCTTACAATACCAATGAATTATTTACTAGGAGAGGATGCAAAACTTAATGCAATTATACCTAAAGGAGTTACAAGGTTTAAAGTACAGGGTGCTGGAGCCAACTATGTGCATGGTGGAGCAGCCCTGCAAGAAATTGTAATACCGGTGGTAAAGTTTAAAAATATTAGAAAAGATGAATTTAAATCTTCCAAAGTAGAAGTGAAGTTAACCAATATATCCAGAAAGATTACAAATAGAATTACATATTTGGAGTTCTTCCAGACGGAAAAGGTAGAGGATAAAAAGATTCCTATGACGCTGAAACTTTACTTTGAAGATGATGAAGGCAATCGCATTTCCAACGAAAATATTATTATTGCAGATAGTAGATCATCAAAACCTGAAGATCGTACATTTAGAGAGAAGTTTACATTAAAAGATCAGCCTTATGATAAAGGACAGAAGTATTACCTAGTAATGGAAGATGATGAAGAATCAGTAGAAAAGATTTATGACAGAGTACCATTTATGATTGATTTAGCAATTGTAAATGACTTTGGATTTTAG